A portion of the Adhaeribacter radiodurans genome contains these proteins:
- a CDS encoding DUF2279 domain-containing protein — translation MNTRQQILKLRGRFVKAGALCLLCLFSGQVWAQTDSIITFAVPEKQPAKTKLKELGIGTGIVYGGFLAAASQVWYQDMPRTHFHFFNDNKEWQQVDKIGHFWSAFHESQFAISALKWANVPEKKAIIWGSLTGILLQTPIEILDGYAVDYGASVGDLIANAAGSAAVLGQYLAWSEVRVQPKFSFHQTRFAQARPRVLGSNLPEQLLKDYNGQTYWLAVDVAKFISPASRYPKWLNIAIGYGTEEIVFNDPDTNRQAGFRAYRQFYLAPDINLAAIKTRSKFLKTTLFILNMVHLPFPTLEFNKRQKFKFHPLYF, via the coding sequence GTGAATACGCGTCAGCAAATTTTAAAACTTCGTGGAAGATTTGTAAAAGCAGGAGCGTTATGCCTGCTTTGCTTGTTTTCCGGGCAAGTCTGGGCACAGACTGATTCCATAATAACGTTTGCTGTGCCGGAAAAGCAACCCGCCAAAACGAAATTGAAAGAATTGGGTATTGGTACTGGTATAGTTTACGGCGGCTTTTTAGCTGCCGCTTCGCAAGTCTGGTACCAGGATATGCCCCGCACTCATTTTCATTTTTTTAACGACAATAAAGAATGGCAACAAGTAGATAAAATCGGGCACTTTTGGAGTGCTTTTCACGAAAGCCAATTTGCTATTAGCGCCTTAAAATGGGCCAATGTACCCGAAAAAAAAGCCATAATCTGGGGTAGTTTAACCGGCATTTTATTGCAAACACCCATTGAAATTTTAGATGGCTATGCCGTAGACTATGGAGCATCGGTGGGCGATTTAATTGCGAACGCAGCCGGTTCGGCCGCTGTGTTAGGTCAATACCTGGCTTGGTCAGAAGTGCGGGTGCAACCTAAATTCTCGTTTCACCAGACCAGGTTTGCCCAGGCACGGCCCAGGGTTTTAGGCAGTAACTTACCCGAACAACTTTTAAAAGATTATAACGGCCAAACGTATTGGTTAGCCGTAGATGTAGCAAAATTTATCTCACCTGCCAGTCGTTACCCCAAATGGTTAAATATAGCAATTGGCTACGGCACCGAAGAAATAGTTTTTAACGATCCGGATACGAATCGACAAGCTGGGTTTCGGGCTTACCGGCAATTTTACCTGGCTCCGGATATTAACTTAGCGGCAATTAAAACCCGGAGTAAATTTTTAAAAACAACCCTGTTTATTTTGAATATGGTCCATTTACCTTTTCCTACGCTGGAATTTAATAAGCGGCAAAAATTTAAGTTTCATCCCTTATATTTTTAA